A DNA window from Brassica napus cultivar Da-Ae chromosome C1, Da-Ae, whole genome shotgun sequence contains the following coding sequences:
- the LOC106421443 gene encoding F-box protein At1g61340 — protein sequence MALGKKRIVTQKSNLKQRRGVEEGGLGIELELVQYKRGFGRKRVLISETRDSVFTSPVGTISSKKLCDKTLGTGGQSRELEDLPLDILVKIICGVEHEDLKQLFHVSKTIREATLIAKQSHFAYSTPRKTLVFQLGRYGLDKPFDFGEDKIEAPAAPLQKRYRRINRNEDNSGVSVALFN from the exons atggcaTTGGGGAAGAAGAGAATAGTTACCCAGAAGTCGAACTTGAAGCAACGTCGTGGTGTGGAAGAAGGAGGATTAGGAATAGAGTTAGAGTTGGTTCAGTACAAGAGAGGTTTCGGGAGGAAGAGGGTTCTCATTTCAGAGACTAGAGATTCGGTTTTCACTTCACCTGTTGGAACAATCTCATCGAAGAAGCTCTGTGATAAAACTTTGGGTACAGGTGGTCAAAGCCGAGAGCTTGAAGATCTTCCTCTAGATATTCTG GTGAAGATTATCTGTGGGGTCGAGCATGAAGACTTGAAACAACTGTTTCATGTGTCAAAGACTATAAGAGAAGCA ACATTAATAGCGAAGCAGTCACATTTCGCGTATAGTACACCTCGGAAAACTTTGGTTTTCCAACTTGGCAGATACGGTTTAGACAAACCGTTTGATTTTGGCGAGGACAAGATCGAAGCTCCAGCAGCCCCATTGCAGAAAAGGTATAGGCGGATAAACCGCAACGAGGACAACTCTGGAGTCTCAGTGGCTCTATTCAACTGA
- the LOC125579953 gene encoding uncharacterized protein LOC125579953 has product MRAWGQVQCCVFCGEPDETRNHLFFACPYSYTLWLQVIGTLLRPPPSPDWNEIVAQIMARSVGSLQSILLRLAFQVSIYYLWKERNERRHGQPAKPVAQLAKFIEKTIRQRIMSTKYYEKQKLKGLMQCWFSARQP; this is encoded by the coding sequence ATGCGAGCTTGGGGGCAGGTTCAATGCTGTGTGTTCTGTGGGGAGCCTGATGAAACTAGAAATCACTTGTTCTTTGCTTGTCCTTACTCGTACACGCTTTGGCTACAAGTGATTGGCACACTCTTGCGGCCTCCTCCATCGCCGGACTGGAATGAGATTGTAGCGCAAATCATGGCAAGGTCTGTGGGGAGTTTGCAGTCCATACTCTTGCGGCTAGCATTTCAGGTCTCTATCTATTATCTATGGAAAGAACGGAATGAGAGACGACATGGACAGCCTGCAAAGCCTGTTGCTCAGTTGGCGAAGTTCATTGAAAAGACTATAAGACAAAGGATCATGTCTACAAAGTACTATGAGAAGCAGAAACTCAAAGGACTAATGCAGTGTTGGTTTAGTGCAAGACAGCCATAG